Genomic DNA from Channa argus isolate prfri chromosome 2, Channa argus male v1.0, whole genome shotgun sequence:
CACAGACGGCACAATAAATGTTATCATATCAATAGATGCTTAATATAGATGGTTCAGTGTAAGAGAATGTTCCTATTTTTAAGGTATTATTATCTGTTCTTATGTAGAGACGatatttgtgtttaatgtgttgaatatttcatatttaataggttttgcttttttgtattGGTGCATGTGTAGTATAGTATATGTTTACATATTCATACACCTTAAGATTAGCTAGCCATAGCATCACCATAGAAACATGGTGTTATGAAGGCCcgtaaaaatatataaagaacTGCACGTTACATTTTGCATTGTGATGCCACCAAAATTAATACAGttaaaacagaaagacacaagAAGTGTATTTACTAACTTTATGCACATCAAGTTtcttaaatctttttaaatttctcaggaaaaaaaatcagattaaaTCCTTTAAGAGGTCATTTTATGCATAACGTTGGgtacatatttttattcttgaGCTCTACTGAAATATTTTCCAGTTTCCGAAACTGCTGATTCTTCTTATAATGGTCCTTTATGTAGTAACTCTTCTTCAGTGCGATATAAACACTGCTTTGGCTCCTGCCTCTTTAAGGCTCTTCTCACCCAAATTCAATTGTTTCTGATTGGCTATGTTGTAGAACAGTGGTGAGCCATTGATTTAATATGAGTACGCGATCAAAACGGAGGTACATTGGTACCTGACAGTTTGCACACACTGTTGGGAACTTTTGGGGAGGATCCAGAGAAAGACTCTGGGAGCCTCTGGAAAGCATGACAGAGTCAACAGagcaaacagaaacatgagATTTTGATTTTTTGCTTCTACATATGTTCAGCTCGCATGCTGGAATTTTCCTGTTGTTTAATCTGAACATTCATTATCACAACATTTAAGTTCTAAGTATACATACGCtctgatcatcatcatctcccATCATGTGCTCTGCCACAAAGCGCACCCCGTCCACTGCCTCCTGGACATCAGCAGCCCAGTCTGAGCTACTTCTTTGCTGGAGGTTCTGGAAGGAAGTGGGAAGGTAATCGGTGGAGCGAAAGTCCCCTTTCCTGTTGGATTGGCTATAGCCCATTGAAGGACCAACATTTTTATGTCCCGGGGTGGAGAAGGCAGAGTCGGAAGACAGCAAGGCAGAAGAAGACATGGTGGTACCTGTTCTGGAAGGAACTGGGTAACCCAAACCCAAAATGGCTCTCCTTGCCTGTAGGCACTGCGATCGACGAAGTCTCTGGCTTGCTGAACTATTATGAGGCCGTCTCATGAAGAGTAAGGTAGGCAATTTGACGAGAAATATCAGCTTTACCCAGGGGGGCATGGTGTGGGTGCTAGGTGAACGGTGATGCACGTTGAGCACACAAACACTAGTGATGATGGAAAATGTCACAAGCACCATAGTGAACATCAGGTACTTGCCAATCAGAGGCACCTCCAGGGAGGTTGGAGGAACGATCTTTGaaattaaaagcagaaataCAGTGAGAGCCAAGAGGACAGATATGCAGAGGGTCATCTTCTCTCCACAGTCTGAAGGCAAGTAAAAGACCAGAATGGCCAGAGATGTGATCAAAACACAAGGAATAATTAGGTTTATGGTATAGAAAAGTGGCTTCCTCTTGATGATAAAGTCATACGTGAGGTCCACATAGGTGGGATCCAGAGGGTTGACAGTCCGTCTACCCGGTAATGCCAAGATATCCCACTCCCCACTGGGAGTAAAATCATCCATACTGGCCACCTCAGACTTCAAGATCAGGTCAATTTCTGTGTGGTCATATGTCCAAGACCGGAACTTGAGAGTGCAGTTCTGCTGGTCGAAGGGAAAATGCTTGACTTCGATCTTACAGGCGCTTTTGTAGATGGCTGGAGGAAGCCAGTTGATGCTGCCATTGAAGAGAACAATGGCATTGGTGAAGACTGTTACCTCATAAGTCCCATCAGCACTATGTAAAGAGAAGGAAAGCGAAAGAGAACTTTAGCAAGCCTTCAAATCAATCTCCAAGACCGTTGCAATGTAGTTATAGGGACAAAATTACTGATATTGGAAATTGTTCTTtgctacagaaacatttaattcattttaaaaacaacaactgaaataGACAAAGTCTTCAGAAAGTCGGTTGGAATAGATATTGATAGTGAACAGAGAGAAGCCAGGCAGAGCTTAGAtcactgtgtctgtttctgattctgaaaaaatatatactggATTTATTGAGCTGTGAAAGAACCTTTTACGAAGATTGTTCTTATACAAACATACTTACTTGTTGTACAGAACAATATCTGGGAGCCAGATGTGCCTGGATGGGATGCGGAGCTTGTCAATTCCGTCATACTTTGCAGGGTCCCACGATAACCTGTAATCCACCCAGTGCTGGAGAAACCAGGCCATTAAGTCTGACTTCCACACACTGATTTCTAATTACATGCTTAATTATCGACgaaaaatatatttgctgcACAATTACCGAAGCAGCCCACACATTGAAACAGGAGAATAGATATGCTTTAATTCAAGTTCAAGTTGAAGGGCATTTAAATAGACATAGAGGTATAGAGAGTGTGTGACACTGAGCGTAGCAACACTTACCTGAGTGGGCCAGACATTTGTGGTCATTATCTGTTCTCGTTCATTctgtaaatgcacaaacaaGATGGAAATTGTTAGCTCAGTTTTCTGGCATAGATACACCTGAATATTTGTGAGAATAAATAACAAATGGCTTTTGCTTTGACAAACTCTGAACACTGAAGTCATGGGTTGTTCACTGTCTGGAAATGACTGCAGTAGTACCACTGGAGGTTTATACACATTCTGGCATCACATACATAACATACAGATCTAATAAAGTGTTACCAAATGCCAATTACACCAAGGGCTACAATGCAAACTCGTAAACTGAGGCTGTGAGTGAGCCTTGCTGCTTTGCTCTGCAGCTGGGAGGAGCTTCCACTGTAAATCAGAGGAGAGCCTCTATGACTGTGGCTAAAACAGCTTTATGGCCCCTTTTAATCCAATGTGCTGAAGTTTCAATCTGGAAATGACAGAGGCAGAGATCACAGCTGACCAGATATTCTCGACTTCATCTATCCATTTAGAGCTCAGGCAgatacacatacataaataactTTACACCCATCTTCTTGGTGGGCAGGAGTAATTGGTGCCTCACCACACTGATGAGCTGTGCCAGAGACACTTGCAGCTTCACTGTGACCCTCTCAGTCCTGTTGACAGCCGGCCGGATGAGTGGATTGTAACGGTCCTTTCCCAGCAACCAGTTCATGAGACGCTCCTCTGACTCAGCACTGCTGCTACCTGGGGATTAAATTGTAAACACGTATAGTGTATAAACATCCAAAATTATAGtatcaattttaatatttttatcttgGTGGTCAGAAAGAAAAAGCCTGGACTAAAATAACGATACAGATTAATGTGACTATTGTTAGGATATATTGAAACCtaagtgaaaagaaaattgaGCATTTATTGTGTTTCTGGCTGGGGACAAATAATGATTACATTACAAAAAATCAATAACTGTTTCATGTGCATGACAGCACACAGTGCATGAGGACAGGAAGGATACGACAATCTACTATCTTTTGTTGGCTTTATAAAATGTACACACTTACCCCCTCTGTCTGGCCCTGTGGTAAACCtctaaaatacaatgaaaagaaagagacagcTAAAATATGCTTCTTCATCTGTTCCAATCGGATGTGTCAGTCGCTCATACAGCACATATAACTTTTCAAGCCTTGAAAGAAACAGCAGCTGTCAATTATCTTCAGTTATGCTGAAGGCCATTCATTCAGTTATTCTGTTTTTGCCTAAGTCAGGTTGATGTCAGGGATGGAGAAGCTGCACTGAAACTGATGAGCAGCTCTTCTCATCTGGAGCAGAGTGGATACATGTAGCACTACTTCTTCTATTTCCTTTAAATGCTCCTGGTTATTAACAGCCCCAACATGGCCTGGAGACTCCTCCAGATGGACCCACTGAAGAAGAATCACTACTGTTGTCTATGTTCAGCAGGAGACACTCAAGGCTGCAAAATAGATGCATTACCTTTGCCTTTTTTAAAGCTATCTGGGAATGTGGTGCAATAAAACTAAGAATTATATTGGATATCCAACACCCATCCTTCTTTCCATGCTCACTACCAAACGGTGTTACTTCAACAGCCCACAGGTTCATGTAAAAACTTTGCAGGGGGTGGCACACTGAGGGTCTATAGTCCTACGGGTCAGAATAAGCTGCTATGAATGCATCTGTGTCATTTGGCTAAG
This window encodes:
- the chrnb4 gene encoding LOW QUALITY PROTEIN: neuronal acetylcholine receptor subunit beta-4 (The sequence of the model RefSeq protein was modified relative to this genomic sequence to represent the inferred CDS: inserted 1 base in 1 codon), giving the protein MSMRKSAENRSFEASSLTTAXGTDGAEKMTRALFVLAYFFSLVYCSSSAESEERLMNWLLGKDRYNPLIRPAVNRTERVTVKLQVSLAQLISVNEREQIMTTNVWPTQHWVDYRLSWDPAKYDGIDKLRIPSRHIWLPDIVLYNNADGTYEVTVFTNAIVLFNGSINWLPPAIYKSACKIEVKHFPFDQQNCTLKFRSWTYDHTEIDLILKSEVASMDDFTPSGEWDILALPGRRTVNPLDPTYVDLTYDFIIKRKPLFYTINLIIPCVLITSLAILVFYLPSDCGEKMTLCISVLLALTVFLLLISKIVPPTSLEVPLIGKYLMFTMVLVTFSIITSVCVLNVHHRSPSTHTMPPWVKLIFLVKLPTLLFMRRPHNSSASQRLRRSQCLQARRAILGLGYPVPSRTGTTMSSSALLSSDSAFSTPGHKNVGPSMGYSQSNRKGDFRSTDYLPTSFQNLQQRSSSDWAADVQEAVDGVRFVAEHMMGDDDDQSVIEDWKYVAMVVDRLFLWIFIIVCVVGTLGLFLQPLFQSQIIPSQQPSSETPRI